From a region of the Posidoniimonas corsicana genome:
- a CDS encoding DUF2891 domain-containing protein, with amino-acid sequence MLPGQQLSDDQVAQFAQLAIEGIPREFPNKPSNVITGPDNVLGPREMHPVFYGCFDWHSSVHGHWMLVRLAKAAPQAPVVAKARGLLDQQLTAEGLAAEAAYFDEKMNHSFERMYGWAWTLRLAAELRTWDDPAAQRWAKNLRPLEERIVELTRGYLPRLTYPVRTGVHPDTAFALAQILDYARAVGDAGLEQQIVEFAKAKYQSDRDYPGRFEPSGEDFFSPAWNEADLMRRVLSQVEFADWLERFLPGIESADSAAASLLTPAVVSDVTDPKIVHLAGLNLSRAWTQNGVLASLPADDPRREALRASIVAHTKSGLDYVFSGHYEGEHWLATFAVYLLTESGLPQ; translated from the coding sequence ATGCTCCCCGGCCAGCAGCTCAGCGACGACCAGGTCGCCCAGTTCGCCCAACTGGCGATCGAGGGCATCCCACGCGAGTTCCCCAACAAGCCCTCGAACGTGATCACCGGACCCGACAACGTGCTCGGCCCGCGTGAGATGCACCCGGTGTTCTACGGCTGTTTCGACTGGCACTCGTCCGTGCACGGGCACTGGATGCTCGTGCGACTGGCGAAGGCGGCGCCCCAGGCGCCGGTCGTCGCCAAAGCCCGCGGCCTGCTCGACCAGCAGCTCACCGCCGAGGGCCTCGCCGCCGAGGCGGCCTACTTCGATGAAAAAATGAACCACAGCTTCGAGCGGATGTACGGCTGGGCGTGGACGCTGCGGCTGGCTGCCGAACTCCGCACCTGGGACGACCCGGCCGCCCAGCGCTGGGCCAAGAACCTCCGCCCGCTCGAGGAGAGGATCGTTGAGCTCACCCGCGGCTACCTGCCGCGGCTCACCTACCCGGTCCGCACCGGCGTGCACCCGGACACGGCGTTCGCGCTGGCGCAGATCCTCGACTACGCCCGCGCGGTCGGCGATGCGGGGCTCGAGCAGCAGATCGTCGAGTTCGCCAAGGCGAAGTACCAGTCGGACCGCGATTACCCCGGACGCTTCGAGCCCTCCGGCGAGGACTTCTTCTCGCCGGCGTGGAACGAGGCCGACCTGATGCGGCGGGTGCTGAGCCAGGTGGAGTTCGCCGACTGGCTCGAGCGGTTCCTGCCGGGGATCGAGAGCGCTGACTCGGCGGCCGCGTCGCTCCTCACGCCGGCCGTGGTGTCAGACGTGACCGACCCTAAGATTGTCCACCTGGCCGGGCTGAACCTGTCGCGGGCGTGGACACAGAACGGTGTGCTGGCCAGCCTGCCGGCGGACGACCCGCGCCGCGAAGCGTTGCGGGCGTCGATCGTCGCACACACCAAGTCCGGTCTCGACTACGTCTTCAGCGGGCACTACGAGGGCGAGCACTGGCTCGCGACGTTCGCCGTGTACCTGCTGACCGAAAGCGGCCTGCCCCAATGA
- a CDS encoding Nramp family divalent metal transporter: MSDPARGWRPGPGLLVAAAFIGPGTVATASRAGAQFGFQLLWALLLAVAATIALQEMAARLGLVTRRGLAEAIRDSIQPAWLRWASVGLVLTAIVLGNTAYQTGNLIGAGAGVSVLTGAATQPAAAALGVGVGILIAVGGSGRIVIGGLMAIVLAMSTAFLLTAAAAAPNPAGIARGALVPSLPQGSTLTALALIGTTVVPYNLFLHASAVQRRWPASEDLRRALRSARLDSAAAIGLGGVVTMAIVVTAAAAFFTADARPNSPSEFAEQLTGVFGAWGRRLFAAGLAAAGLTSAVTAPLAAGFTAAGALPASASQAARERLTRGTAVAVALVGAGLAYTLGKSPTETIVAAQAANGLLLPLVAAFLLAAMNRRDLLGEHRNGPLLNAIGVAVVLTAFALGAKTLAPLLG; encoded by the coding sequence ATGAGCGACCCCGCCCGCGGCTGGCGACCCGGGCCTGGCCTGCTGGTCGCCGCCGCGTTCATCGGCCCCGGCACGGTCGCCACGGCGAGCCGGGCTGGCGCGCAGTTCGGTTTCCAACTGCTGTGGGCGCTGCTGTTGGCGGTTGCGGCGACCATCGCGCTGCAGGAGATGGCCGCGCGGCTCGGACTGGTCACCCGCCGCGGCCTGGCCGAGGCGATACGCGACTCGATCCAACCGGCGTGGCTCCGCTGGGCGTCGGTTGGGCTGGTGCTTACTGCGATCGTGCTCGGCAACACCGCGTACCAGACCGGCAACCTGATTGGCGCCGGCGCGGGCGTCTCGGTGCTGACGGGGGCGGCGACTCAACCGGCCGCAGCGGCGCTCGGCGTGGGCGTCGGAATCCTGATCGCGGTCGGTGGGTCGGGGCGGATCGTGATCGGCGGGCTGATGGCCATTGTGCTCGCGATGAGCACGGCGTTCCTGCTCACCGCCGCGGCCGCCGCACCCAACCCCGCGGGCATCGCCCGCGGCGCGCTGGTTCCATCGTTGCCACAAGGCTCGACGCTGACCGCGCTCGCGCTGATCGGCACCACCGTCGTGCCGTACAACCTGTTCCTGCACGCCTCGGCGGTCCAACGCCGCTGGCCCGCCAGTGAGGACCTGCGGCGGGCGCTGCGGTCGGCCAGGCTCGACTCAGCCGCAGCGATTGGGCTGGGCGGCGTGGTCACCATGGCGATCGTTGTGACCGCTGCCGCTGCTTTCTTCACGGCCGACGCCCGGCCGAACAGCCCGAGCGAGTTCGCCGAGCAGCTTACCGGCGTCTTCGGCGCGTGGGGCCGACGGCTGTTCGCGGCGGGCCTGGCGGCGGCCGGGCTGACCAGCGCGGTCACGGCGCCGCTGGCCGCCGGCTTCACCGCGGCCGGCGCGCTCCCCGCGTCGGCCAGCCAAGCAGCGCGCGAGCGGCTCACCCGGGGCACGGCGGTGGCGGTCGCGTTAGTCGGCGCGGGGCTCGCGTACACCCTCGGCAAGAGCCCCACCGAAACAATCGTCGCGGCCCAGGCGGCGAATGGCCTGCTGCTGCCGCTGGTGGCGGCGTTCCTGCTGGCGGCCATGAACCGCCGCGACCTGCTGGGCGAGCACCGTAACGGCCCGCTGCTCAACGCGATCGGCGTGGCGGTGGTGCTGACCGCGTTCGCGCTAGGCGCCAAGACGCTCGCGCCGCTGCTCGGTTGA
- a CDS encoding NCS2 family permease: MREQLGYLLKDNLGRPTTVGSELRGAGATFLTMAYILPVNAGILAAVVGEQATGSLVACTALAAGVCCLLMGLTANVPIALASGMGLNALIAFNVASAAGGWQAAMGLVVIEGLVILALVLLGLREAVLAAIPRSLRLAIGAGIGLFIALIGLSNAGIVVQGVPAPPAGPLLAPGVVHQPTTAVALAGLVITAALMAWRVKGSLLLGIVAATAIAAAAGQVAWPTGWSWPSFEVALQADVLAALKWELVPLLFAVMMVDFFDTLGTATAIAEEGGLIDDQDRIPGARRLLIVDSLSASIGGLLGVSSVTCYIESAAGVAEGARTGLHSVFVGLLFLLAVFLAPLAAVVPACATAPALILVGFLMLRQLSELDFDRLDEAIPAFLTLLTIPMTFSIAHGIGYGFLSYVLIKLLTGRVGDLSLLMVGVAAAFGAYFWLAG; this comes from the coding sequence ATGCGAGAGCAACTCGGCTACCTCCTCAAGGACAACCTCGGCCGCCCGACCACCGTCGGCTCCGAGCTGCGTGGCGCCGGCGCAACGTTCCTCACCATGGCCTACATCTTGCCGGTAAACGCCGGCATCCTGGCGGCTGTGGTCGGCGAGCAGGCGACCGGCTCGCTGGTCGCCTGCACCGCACTTGCCGCCGGCGTCTGCTGCCTGCTGATGGGCCTAACGGCCAACGTGCCGATCGCGCTGGCCAGCGGCATGGGGCTCAACGCGTTGATTGCGTTCAACGTCGCGTCCGCGGCCGGCGGCTGGCAGGCGGCGATGGGGCTGGTGGTGATTGAGGGGCTCGTGATCCTGGCGCTGGTGCTGCTCGGCCTGCGCGAGGCGGTGCTGGCCGCCATCCCCCGCTCGCTGCGGCTGGCGATCGGCGCCGGCATCGGGTTGTTCATCGCCCTGATCGGCCTGTCGAACGCCGGGATCGTCGTGCAGGGCGTGCCCGCTCCGCCGGCCGGCCCGCTGCTGGCCCCCGGCGTCGTGCACCAGCCAACCACCGCCGTCGCCCTCGCCGGGCTCGTGATCACCGCCGCGTTGATGGCCTGGCGAGTGAAAGGGTCGCTGCTGCTGGGCATTGTCGCTGCAACCGCCATCGCCGCGGCGGCTGGGCAGGTCGCCTGGCCCACGGGCTGGAGCTGGCCCTCGTTCGAAGTAGCCCTGCAGGCCGACGTTCTAGCCGCGTTGAAGTGGGAGCTGGTCCCGCTGCTGTTTGCGGTGATGATGGTCGACTTCTTCGACACGCTCGGCACCGCCACCGCGATCGCCGAGGAGGGCGGACTGATCGACGACCAAGACCGCATCCCCGGCGCGCGGCGGCTGCTGATTGTCGACTCGCTGAGTGCGTCGATCGGCGGCCTGCTGGGCGTCAGCAGCGTGACCTGCTACATCGAGTCCGCCGCCGGCGTGGCCGAGGGCGCCCGCACCGGCCTTCACTCGGTGTTCGTCGGGCTGTTGTTCCTGCTGGCGGTATTCCTCGCTCCGCTGGCGGCGGTGGTCCCCGCCTGCGCGACGGCGCCCGCGCTGATCCTGGTCGGCTTCCTGATGCTGCGTCAGCTGTCCGAGCTGGACTTCGACCGCCTGGACGAAGCGATCCCCGCCTTCCTGACGCTGCTGACCATCCCCATGACGTTTTCCATCGCCCACGGCATCGGCTACGGGTTCCTGTCGTACGTGCTGATCAAGCTACTGACCGGCCGCGTCGGCGACCTGAGCCTGCTGATGGTCGGCGTCGCCGCGGCGTTCGGGGCTTACTTCTGGCTTGCCGGTTGA
- a CDS encoding BlaI/MecI/CopY family transcriptional regulator, whose translation MAKRRGKVPRLPEGEIQILEMLWRESSVTIQAAQKALGQPIGYTTVQTRLNRLVDKGLVSRSAERPAQYSAAVTPEEVRERELETLVERVSSGRVAPLVAHLINSRDISPDEIAELKALIEQAEQRSRESKPKGGKR comes from the coding sequence ATGGCGAAACGACGCGGAAAGGTTCCCCGCCTGCCGGAGGGGGAGATCCAGATCCTCGAGATGCTCTGGCGTGAATCGTCCGTCACGATCCAGGCGGCGCAAAAGGCGCTCGGGCAGCCGATCGGCTACACCACGGTGCAGACGCGTCTGAACCGATTGGTGGATAAAGGCTTGGTGTCGCGTTCCGCTGAACGCCCCGCCCAGTACTCTGCCGCGGTCACGCCCGAAGAGGTGCGGGAGCGTGAGCTAGAGACGCTGGTGGAGCGCGTGAGCAGCGGTCGGGTGGCGCCGTTGGTGGCGCACCTGATCAACAGCCGCGACATCTCTCCCGACGAGATCGCGGAGCTAAAGGCCTTGATCGAACAGGCCGAGCAGCGGTCGCGCGAGTCCAAACCCAAGGGAGGCAAGCGATGA
- a CDS encoding M56 family metallopeptidase, producing MNTLLETLASGILRATLVTSVSAVLAIMLLAVLRVRSPKLHRLAWALVVAQGCLLAPFTWRVEVDKPQVAPPPLAPVEAVASDLSIPDFPTRPTTPSPRPFDLFGAAMKAALAAWALGVAALATIGLARYVGLFVHGKPGGSPDNQQWLAEWREVRAASPLAASAEFRTTDDLGPLVCWAPWEYLVLAPTELWSRLTSADRVSILRHELAHCERGDLWKNLAVRVLALPQWFNPLVWLAVRRFDEAGEWACDDRVAGAQAEPSTDYAGTLLRVADFATRVPGGAVGAAGGELSRRVTRLLQSPKKETSEMKAIMLPLLLTIVGLMQIVRIERVAAVEQPPQIAPTAAAPPAADPPEPQWSFDEPYVIEPPDVLLVNLLKIVPKPPHKIEPFDGLLIRVTNANEPIGDAFAVSPEGTVDLGPTYGKVKVIGLRIEEAQEAVHDHLSEMFEDPRVSVSLGFSSGAQQIVGEHLVAPDGRVNLGAYGSVYVTGLTIEQAKKAIEEKLSELLVTPEVAVDVFAYNSKKYFIINESPSGDTVTAMPVTGNETVLDALASIGGLRRDAKIWVDRATDNQGKRRLVKPVDYQAIKQGDSSTNYRLWPGDRLFIDYPSPPAAKPQAAPPARAPEAYGARLPRMLPPSTHDTAPPTTEGDNRVINAKLRVVTDPHKNLRGVGGLAADDLVVSDSTLVEGLVDVLTKNGLVKVLARPRIMALNGQTGQFAIQTDEAPIKQISVELQNRHSGAQVIFRAHATVEIDERKQQLDTAFALAEGQSCLMRLRQEEPESDADDLYLLVTRE from the coding sequence ATGAACACGTTGCTGGAAACGCTCGCCAGTGGCATCCTCCGAGCGACGCTCGTCACCAGCGTGTCCGCGGTCTTGGCAATAATGCTGCTCGCCGTGCTGCGGGTCCGCAGCCCCAAGCTGCATCGGCTGGCGTGGGCGCTGGTCGTGGCGCAGGGGTGCCTGCTGGCGCCGTTCACGTGGCGGGTTGAGGTCGACAAGCCACAAGTCGCCCCGCCACCCTTGGCGCCGGTAGAAGCGGTCGCCTCGGATCTCTCGATCCCCGACTTCCCCACGAGACCGACCACGCCCTCGCCGCGGCCTTTTGACCTGTTCGGCGCCGCCATGAAAGCAGCCCTAGCTGCCTGGGCCTTGGGCGTCGCGGCGTTGGCGACCATTGGCCTGGCCCGCTACGTCGGCCTGTTTGTGCACGGCAAGCCGGGCGGGTCGCCCGACAACCAGCAGTGGCTGGCTGAGTGGCGCGAGGTGCGGGCCGCAAGCCCGCTCGCCGCCTCCGCCGAATTCCGCACCACCGATGACCTGGGGCCGCTGGTCTGCTGGGCGCCCTGGGAGTACCTGGTGCTGGCGCCAACAGAGCTTTGGTCGCGGCTCACGTCGGCCGACCGGGTCTCCATACTCCGTCACGAGCTGGCGCACTGCGAGCGTGGCGACCTGTGGAAGAACCTGGCGGTGCGGGTCCTCGCGTTGCCGCAATGGTTCAACCCGCTCGTGTGGCTCGCGGTGCGGCGGTTCGACGAAGCCGGCGAGTGGGCCTGCGACGACCGGGTTGCCGGCGCGCAGGCCGAGCCCTCGACCGACTACGCTGGGACGCTGCTGCGGGTCGCTGACTTCGCCACACGGGTCCCGGGCGGCGCCGTCGGAGCAGCCGGCGGAGAGCTGTCCCGGCGCGTTACACGCCTGCTTCAATCCCCCAAGAAGGAAACCAGCGAGATGAAAGCAATCATGTTGCCGTTGCTGCTGACGATCGTTGGCCTGATGCAGATCGTCCGCATCGAACGCGTGGCCGCCGTCGAGCAGCCACCCCAGATTGCTCCGACCGCCGCCGCGCCGCCCGCGGCCGATCCCCCCGAGCCACAATGGAGCTTCGACGAGCCCTATGTTATCGAGCCGCCGGACGTGCTGCTGGTCAACCTCCTCAAGATCGTCCCCAAACCGCCCCACAAGATCGAGCCGTTCGACGGCCTGCTGATCCGCGTAACCAACGCGAACGAGCCGATCGGCGACGCCTTCGCCGTCAGCCCCGAGGGCACGGTCGACCTCGGTCCCACGTACGGCAAGGTGAAGGTGATCGGGCTGCGGATCGAGGAGGCCCAGGAAGCCGTGCACGACCATCTGAGCGAGATGTTTGAGGACCCGCGGGTCAGCGTGTCGCTTGGGTTCTCCTCCGGCGCCCAGCAGATTGTTGGCGAGCACCTCGTCGCCCCCGACGGGCGGGTCAACCTGGGAGCGTATGGATCGGTCTACGTGACCGGCCTGACGATCGAACAGGCCAAAAAGGCTATCGAGGAGAAGCTATCGGAGCTGCTGGTCACCCCCGAAGTGGCGGTGGACGTCTTTGCCTACAATAGCAAGAAGTATTTCATCATCAACGAATCGCCGTCCGGCGATACCGTTACCGCGATGCCGGTCACGGGCAACGAGACCGTGCTCGACGCCCTCGCGTCAATCGGCGGGCTCAGGCGGGACGCCAAGATCTGGGTCGACCGTGCCACGGACAATCAAGGGAAGAGAAGACTCGTTAAACCGGTGGACTACCAGGCGATCAAGCAAGGCGATAGCTCCACTAACTATCGGCTGTGGCCTGGGGATCGGCTGTTCATTGACTACCCATCGCCACCGGCGGCTAAACCGCAAGCCGCCCCACCGGCGCGGGCGCCGGAGGCGTACGGCGCCCGTTTGCCACGCATGCTCCCCCCATCGACCCACGACACCGCCCCGCCGACCACTGAGGGCGACAACCGGGTTATCAATGCCAAGCTCCGGGTAGTGACCGACCCTCACAAGAACCTCCGCGGGGTGGGCGGGCTCGCGGCTGACGACCTGGTCGTCAGCGACTCAACGCTGGTCGAGGGCCTTGTCGATGTGCTCACTAAGAACGGCCTGGTAAAGGTGCTCGCCCGGCCTCGAATCATGGCTCTCAATGGTCAGACGGGGCAATTCGCTATCCAAACCGACGAGGCGCCGATCAAGCAAATAAGCGTGGAGCTACAGAACCGCCACAGCGGCGCCCAGGTGATCTTTCGGGCGCACGCGACTGTGGAAATTGATGAGCGCAAGCAGCAGCTCGACACGGCGTTCGCCCTCGCGGAGGGTCAGTCGTGCTTGATGCGTCTTCGTCAGGAGGAGCCCGAGTCCGACGCTGATGACCTCTACCTGCTCGTGACGCGGGAGTAG
- a CDS encoding DUF998 domain-containing protein yields MRLTCAASGLASVVVFVAALLVIASLTPGFDAWQSYVSELGADGQPYAVCWNVIGFLGVGLALTIFGWCYGRLLGDRWVSSLLATFGVGFAVAALPIESTDSQTPLTKTHIVAICLSLAGWSLGLARIAGNRSLDHLTLRRANLAAVLMVAAMLGGAVGVWSMPVAHRLVFAVVFGWVAVTSIAVVAGRGAI; encoded by the coding sequence ATGCGACTCACCTGCGCCGCGTCCGGTCTTGCTTCGGTTGTCGTCTTCGTGGCGGCGCTGCTGGTCATCGCTAGCCTGACGCCTGGGTTTGACGCCTGGCAGAGCTATGTCAGCGAGTTGGGCGCCGACGGCCAGCCTTACGCCGTATGCTGGAACGTTATTGGCTTCCTGGGCGTGGGGCTCGCGTTGACGATTTTCGGCTGGTGCTACGGCCGGCTGCTGGGCGACCGGTGGGTTTCGTCGCTGCTGGCGACGTTCGGCGTCGGTTTCGCGGTGGCGGCGTTGCCGATCGAGTCGACCGACTCGCAGACGCCGCTGACCAAGACGCACATCGTAGCGATCTGCCTGTCGCTGGCAGGGTGGTCGTTGGGGCTGGCTCGGATAGCGGGGAATCGGAGCCTCGACCACTTGACCCTCCGTCGCGCCAACCTGGCCGCAGTGCTGATGGTGGCGGCGATGCTGGGCGGCGCGGTTGGGGTGTGGTCGATGCCGGTGGCCCACCGGCTGGTGTTCGCGGTGGTGTTTGGCTGGGTGGCCGTCACTTCCATCGCCGTAGTGGCCGGCCGCGGCGCCATCTAG
- a CDS encoding sialidase family protein: protein MTCVRRALLALLCFNVLTADVSRAQDTRPSGRPDLLSSTDLFVSGAGGVHTYRIPALITAPNGDLLACCDARRANPHDLIGSRDIDIVLRRSKDSGETWTDIEVVCDFGDGRPASDPSLIVDSTTGVVFCFYNVMDQDQAPGEFRLYVQRSADSGASWQAPIDITDDLTPPDWKKDFKFITSGRGIQRSNGDLLHTLVNLKRGVRLFGSRDHGETWFLNDAAISPGDESKVVELSDGALMVNSRVNGKSVRWVHRSHDNGRTWASAADPRLVDPACNASLLRYRSRSDGRKPERLLFCNANSPRGRKNLTLRISYDDGQTWSDGKVIDPGPAAYSSMTVCPDGGIGVLYERGAQGLRFVRLTLSELTDRADRLDDDR, encoded by the coding sequence ATGACCTGCGTGCGGAGAGCTCTGCTCGCCCTGTTGTGCTTTAATGTGCTGACTGCTGACGTCAGTAGGGCGCAGGACACGCGGCCGAGCGGTAGGCCGGATCTGCTCAGCTCGACCGACCTGTTCGTGTCCGGCGCCGGCGGCGTTCACACCTACCGGATCCCGGCGCTGATCACCGCGCCAAACGGTGACCTCCTCGCCTGCTGCGACGCCCGCCGGGCCAATCCCCACGACCTTATCGGCTCGCGGGACATCGACATCGTTCTGAGACGCAGCAAGGACAGCGGCGAGACGTGGACCGATATCGAAGTGGTCTGCGACTTCGGCGACGGCAGGCCCGCGTCGGACCCGTCGTTGATCGTCGACAGCACGACGGGCGTCGTGTTCTGCTTCTACAATGTCATGGATCAGGACCAGGCGCCCGGGGAGTTCAGGCTGTACGTGCAGCGCAGCGCAGACAGCGGAGCTAGCTGGCAGGCCCCCATTGATATCACCGATGACCTCACTCCGCCCGACTGGAAGAAGGACTTCAAGTTCATCACTTCGGGGCGCGGCATCCAGCGGAGCAACGGCGACCTGCTGCACACGCTGGTCAACCTGAAACGCGGAGTGCGGCTGTTCGGCAGTCGCGACCATGGCGAGACTTGGTTCCTCAACGACGCAGCCATCTCGCCCGGCGACGAGTCGAAGGTGGTCGAGTTGTCCGACGGCGCTCTGATGGTGAACTCGCGGGTCAACGGCAAGTCTGTGCGGTGGGTCCACCGCTCGCACGACAACGGGCGGACGTGGGCGTCGGCGGCGGATCCGCGGTTGGTGGACCCCGCGTGCAACGCCAGCCTCCTCCGCTACCGGTCCAGATCTGACGGGCGAAAGCCGGAGCGGCTACTATTCTGCAACGCGAACTCGCCGCGTGGCCGGAAGAACCTCACGCTGCGGATCAGCTACGACGATGGCCAGACCTGGAGCGACGGCAAGGTCATCGACCCCGGCCCTGCGGCGTACTCCAGCATGACCGTCTGCCCGGACGGCGGTATCGGCGTCCTCTACGAGCGCGGTGCCCAGGGCCTGCGGTTCGTCAGGCTCACGCTCTCGGAACTGACCGACAGGGCGGATAGACTAGACGACGATCGGTAG
- a CDS encoding amidase has protein sequence MLHRRGLLRLVAGAAAIPAVMQRALAAQLESGAAVNAEMVRQAEWIAGIEYTDEQREELAESLRRSLRDFEALRQVDIDYSTAPALQFNPAPYLKPAARIVRDAQPTDAAPPELPLTDEQLAFLPVTELAALLRTRRVTSRKLTKLSLARLKRFNPLLRCVMTITEELALRQADQADREIAAGRYRGPLHGVPWGAKDLIAVDGHPTTWGAPMFKDRVLRDTATVARRLDDAGAVLVAKLTLGALAQGDHWYDQFTRNPWDPEQGSSGSSAGSASAVAAGLVPFALGSETLGSILSPAERCGVTGLRPTFGRVSRDGCMTLSWTMDKIGPITRSVEDAALVLNAIHGSDRRDPTAVDQPFTWPPTRDLRSLRVGYFKERADRPEMDVLRRMGVQLVEISLPDDLPVWPMTVMLNVEATAAFDEFARTGVEEGLNLWPATFRRHQFTPAVEYLRAARLRTKLLDRMEILMQTVDLYVEGDDLAITNLTGHPSVRVPSGFRERGARRTPRALKFTGRLFGESELLSVAHAYQQATGWHLERPPVERFLAEQQEAERRAAAEQDKQAPADPPE, from the coding sequence ATGCTGCACCGCCGTGGTTTGCTGCGCCTGGTTGCCGGCGCGGCCGCGATTCCCGCCGTGATGCAGCGGGCGCTCGCGGCCCAGCTCGAGTCCGGCGCCGCGGTCAACGCCGAGATGGTCCGCCAGGCCGAGTGGATCGCCGGCATCGAGTACACCGATGAACAGCGGGAAGAGCTCGCGGAGTCTCTGCGGCGTAGCCTCCGAGATTTCGAGGCCCTCCGCCAGGTCGACATCGACTACTCCACGGCGCCCGCGCTGCAGTTCAATCCGGCGCCGTACCTCAAACCTGCCGCACGGATCGTGCGTGACGCGCAGCCCACCGATGCGGCGCCGCCCGAGCTCCCTCTGACCGACGAGCAGCTGGCGTTCCTCCCGGTGACCGAACTCGCCGCGCTGCTCCGCACGCGGCGCGTGACGTCGCGCAAGCTGACCAAGCTGTCGCTCGCGCGGCTCAAACGCTTCAACCCGCTGCTCCGCTGCGTGATGACAATCACCGAGGAGCTCGCCCTCCGCCAGGCCGATCAGGCCGACCGCGAGATCGCCGCTGGGCGCTACCGCGGGCCGCTGCACGGCGTGCCGTGGGGCGCGAAGGACCTGATCGCCGTGGACGGGCACCCCACGACCTGGGGCGCGCCGATGTTCAAGGACCGCGTGCTCCGCGACACGGCCACCGTCGCCCGCCGGCTGGACGACGCCGGCGCGGTGCTGGTGGCCAAGCTTACGCTCGGCGCGCTCGCCCAGGGCGACCACTGGTACGACCAGTTCACCCGCAACCCGTGGGACCCCGAGCAGGGCTCCAGCGGATCGTCTGCCGGTTCCGCCAGCGCGGTCGCCGCGGGCCTGGTCCCCTTCGCGTTGGGAAGCGAAACGCTCGGCAGCATCCTGTCGCCCGCCGAGCGCTGCGGCGTCACGGGGCTGCGGCCGACCTTCGGCCGCGTGAGCCGGGACGGCTGCATGACGCTTTCCTGGACGATGGACAAGATCGGGCCGATCACCCGCTCGGTGGAAGACGCCGCGTTGGTGCTCAACGCCATCCACGGGAGCGACCGTCGCGACCCCACCGCGGTGGATCAGCCGTTCACGTGGCCGCCCACGCGCGACCTCCGCTCGCTGCGGGTCGGCTACTTCAAGGAGCGGGCCGACCGCCCAGAGATGGACGTCCTCCGCCGCATGGGGGTGCAGCTGGTTGAGATCTCGCTGCCGGACGACCTGCCGGTCTGGCCGATGACCGTGATGCTCAACGTCGAGGCCACCGCGGCATTCGATGAGTTCGCCCGCACGGGCGTTGAGGAGGGGCTGAACCTCTGGCCAGCGACTTTCCGGCGGCACCAGTTCACGCCCGCGGTCGAGTACCTCCGCGCGGCGCGCCTGCGGACGAAGCTGCTCGACCGGATGGAAATTCTGATGCAGACGGTCGACCTGTACGTGGAGGGCGACGACCTGGCCATCACCAACCTCACCGGGCACCCCAGCGTGCGCGTGCCCAGCGGCTTCCGCGAGCGCGGCGCGCGACGCACGCCCCGCGCCCTGAAATTCACCGGCCGGTTATTCGGCGAGAGCGAGCTGCTGTCGGTCGCGCACGCCTACCAGCAGGCGACCGGCTGGCATCTGGAGCGCCCGCCCGTCGAGCGGTTCCTGGCCGAGCAGCAGGAAGCCGAGCGCCGGGCCGCCGCTGAGCAGGACAAACAAGCACCTGCCGACCCGCCCGAGTGA